From a region of the Pseudomonas fulva 12-X genome:
- a CDS encoding excalibur calcium-binding domain-containing protein — protein MKKLIVIAALGFAFWHFYLKPPASPVITNIGADGAVLSNPVIEQPAPAFSLERFIPSFASSETSPRPGIAPKPTASYRCDGRTYCSQMRSCEEATFFLRNCPGVKMDGNNDGVPCETQWCR, from the coding sequence ATGAAAAAACTGATAGTGATAGCGGCACTGGGCTTTGCCTTCTGGCACTTCTATCTCAAGCCTCCCGCCAGCCCGGTGATCACCAATATCGGCGCCGATGGCGCCGTACTCAGCAACCCTGTTATCGAACAACCGGCGCCGGCGTTCTCCCTCGAACGCTTTATCCCCTCGTTCGCCAGCAGCGAGACCTCCCCCCGGCCCGGCATCGCACCCAAGCCTACCGCCAGTTACCGATGCGATGGCCGCACCTATTGCTCGCAAATGCGCTCCTGCGAAGAAGCGACTTTCTTTCTGCGCAACTGCCCGGGCGTGAAGATGGACGGCAATAACGATGGGGTGCCCTGTGAGACGCAGTGGTGCCGCTAG
- a CDS encoding Fic/DOC family protein — protein sequence MLDKYGVGQDPYCYPGTGVLRNRLGLTDDSALHEAERNLSEIAASQLDFDLPPYDLAYLQRVHRHLFGDVYDWAGELRTVDISKGGTHFCNVTRIEAESTKRLKQVASAGWFEEMARPDLVVAAAKLYGDLNIIHPFREGNGRAQRILFEHLIINAGYQVDWWGVGEAEWIQANIDSVVCDYRAMTAIFERCIGEPIA from the coding sequence ATGCTCGACAAGTACGGTGTCGGGCAGGATCCTTACTGTTATCCAGGCACCGGTGTTCTACGTAATCGTCTTGGCCTGACTGACGATAGTGCTCTGCATGAGGCTGAGCGCAACCTCTCTGAAATCGCTGCCAGCCAGCTGGACTTCGACCTCCCTCCCTACGATCTCGCTTACCTACAGCGTGTACACCGGCATCTGTTCGGTGACGTATACGACTGGGCAGGCGAATTGCGCACGGTCGATATCTCGAAGGGTGGAACGCATTTCTGCAACGTGACCCGCATCGAGGCTGAATCCACCAAGCGGCTCAAGCAAGTAGCTTCAGCTGGCTGGTTCGAGGAAATGGCTCGCCCGGATCTGGTCGTTGCGGCTGCAAAACTGTACGGCGATCTGAATATCATCCACCCATTTCGCGAGGGCAACGGCCGGGCTCAGCGGATTCTCTTCGAGCACCTGATCATCAACGCGGGTTATCAGGTCGACTGGTGGGGCGTAGGTGAGGCCGAGTGGATTCAGGCAAACATCGACTCGGTGGTTTGCGACTATCGCGCAATGACCGCCATTTTCGAACGCTGCATCGGTGAGCCCATCGCCTGA
- a CDS encoding GlxA family transcriptional regulator, with the protein MTSKTVAIVLFADVLMLDVAGPIEVFSVANRYLPESEHYRIVTLGADSLSVRASNGIVLQADQLALEAPVAYDTLLVPGGPGAYNDRHPHLYGWLRDAAQASRRHGAICTGAFILGEAGLLDGHRVTTHWHYLDRFAKRFPKAQLESDQLFTKDGNLHSSGGVTAGIDLALSMLADDHGKKLALDVAKVLLVVIKRQGGQAQFSPLLPPTAQGATPLDRVQQYVLENIQEPFTVELLAEFAAMSVRNFARVFTRELQMTPMEFVLNARVDHARSLLESTDLPLKTVAFRSGFGSTRHMRQMFDKRLGLTPVQYRHQFG; encoded by the coding sequence ATGACCAGCAAAACCGTGGCGATCGTGCTATTCGCCGATGTTCTGATGCTCGACGTGGCGGGGCCGATCGAGGTGTTCTCGGTGGCCAACCGCTACCTGCCCGAGAGCGAGCACTACCGCATCGTCACCCTGGGCGCGGATTCGCTGAGCGTGCGCGCCTCCAACGGCATCGTGCTGCAGGCCGACCAACTGGCCCTTGAAGCGCCGGTGGCCTATGACACCCTTCTGGTGCCCGGCGGCCCCGGTGCCTACAACGACAGGCATCCCCATCTCTACGGCTGGCTGCGTGACGCCGCCCAGGCCTCGCGCCGCCATGGTGCGATATGCACCGGTGCCTTCATTCTTGGTGAGGCGGGGCTGCTCGATGGCCACCGGGTGACCACCCACTGGCACTACCTGGATCGTTTCGCCAAGCGCTTTCCCAAAGCCCAGCTGGAGAGCGACCAGCTGTTCACCAAGGACGGCAATCTGCACAGCTCCGGCGGCGTGACGGCGGGTATCGACCTGGCGCTGTCGATGCTTGCCGACGACCACGGCAAGAAGCTCGCGCTGGATGTCGCCAAGGTGCTGCTGGTGGTGATCAAGCGCCAGGGCGGCCAGGCGCAGTTCAGCCCGCTGCTGCCGCCGACCGCCCAGGGCGCCACGCCCCTGGACCGGGTGCAGCAGTACGTGCTGGAGAACATTCAGGAGCCGTTCACCGTCGAGCTGTTGGCCGAGTTCGCGGCGATGAGCGTGCGCAACTTCGCCCGCGTGTTCACCCGCGAGCTGCAGATGACGCCCATGGAATTCGTGCTCAACGCCCGGGTCGACCACGCCCGTTCGCTCTTGGAAAGCACCGATCTGCCGCTGAAAACCGTGGCCTTTCGCAGCGGCTTCGGCAGTACCCGGCATATGCGCCAGATGTTCGACAAGCGCCTGGGGCTGACCCCGGTGCAGTACCGTCACCAGTTCGGCTGA
- a CDS encoding LysR family transcriptional regulator, whose product MNRNDLRKVDLQLLVVFESLMHERNLTRTAEKLYLGQPAISASLTRLRDYFNDPLLVRNGREMEPTPRALEIFRRLPAALDGISQAISEVRDFDPSSSTAVFRIGMSDDVECGLLPQLLAHLRQQAPECVLVVRNANFLLLPGLLATGEVSIGISYTTQLPANAKCRSLRDIRAMVIRAADGTPPLTLDDYCTRPHALVSMSGDLCGNIDQDLARLQRSRKIALAVPHFNGLGALLRNSDMIATIPDYAAEALVQGGGLVMEEPPFEIVPAQLTMVWRAAQDQDPAERWLREQILRFMAA is encoded by the coding sequence GTGAACCGCAATGATCTGCGCAAAGTCGACCTGCAGCTGCTGGTCGTGTTCGAAAGCCTGATGCACGAGCGCAACCTCACACGCACGGCGGAAAAGCTCTACCTCGGCCAGCCGGCGATCAGCGCCTCGCTGACCCGCCTGCGTGACTACTTCAACGACCCGCTGCTGGTGCGCAACGGGCGCGAGATGGAGCCCACGCCCCGCGCGCTGGAAATCTTCCGCCGCCTGCCGGCTGCCCTGGATGGCATTTCCCAGGCGATCAGTGAGGTGCGTGATTTCGATCCCAGTAGCAGCACCGCGGTGTTTCGCATCGGCATGTCCGATGACGTCGAGTGCGGCCTGCTGCCCCAGTTGCTTGCCCACCTGCGCCAACAGGCACCCGAATGCGTACTGGTGGTGCGCAACGCCAATTTCCTGCTGCTGCCCGGCCTGCTCGCCACCGGCGAGGTGTCCATCGGCATCAGCTACACCACTCAGCTGCCGGCCAACGCCAAGTGCCGCAGCCTGCGCGACATCCGCGCCATGGTGATCCGCGCCGCAGACGGCACGCCGCCACTGACCCTGGACGATTACTGCACACGGCCCCACGCGCTGGTGTCGATGTCCGGCGACTTGTGCGGCAACATCGACCAGGACCTGGCGCGCCTGCAGCGCAGCCGCAAGATCGCCCTGGCCGTGCCGCATTTCAATGGCCTGGGCGCGCTGCTGCGCAACTCCGACATGATCGCCACCATTCCCGACTACGCCGCCGAGGCGCTGGTGCAGGGCGGCGGCCTGGTGATGGAAGAGCCGCCGTTCGAGATCGTGCCGGCGCAGCTGACCATGGTCTGGCGCGCCGCCCAGGATCAGGACCCGGCCGAGCGCTGGCTGCGCGAGCAGATCCTCAGGTTCATGGCCGCCTGA
- a CDS encoding MFS transporter: MTRVTQPTTAGPWSPLRTSVFRWLWLASIASNIGTWMHEVGAGWLMTSLSASPLAVALVQVAAALPMFFLALPAGALADIVDKRRYLLSVQLWMASVAVLLAGLTLLGLMNVPLLLLLTLAMGIGTALMMPAWSALTPELVGKSELPAAVALSSLGMNVARAIGPAVAGVLVSLSGPWLTFALNAVSFFAVIAALYTWKRTPTVSILPAERLFGAVRLGVRYARSAKPLQAVLVRTFAFFVGASAGMSLLPLLVRRELHGTAADFGILLGCVGAGAIGGAMFLPKLRERLRSDLIVAGASLAYAAVLFGLAFIRDFTLLIPVMLLSGAAWIAVLSSLQVAAQTSVPSWVRARALAVYILVFFGCSALGGIVWGSLASEYSLSVALAGGGAMLVLGVLLSWRFRLPVTDAEDLAPSVHWPAPVLSADLDRERGPVMVTLEYDIPREHAEAFSHAMLAVRAMRRRNGALSWGLLQDSENPHLWQEFFFDASWLEHLRHHGRVTVAEQRIEAAARQYQREGVPVRIRHLLGVPEPRNPDPRSPNPTGVSS; encoded by the coding sequence ATGACCCGCGTCACCCAACCAACCACCGCCGGCCCCTGGAGCCCACTGCGCACATCGGTGTTCCGCTGGCTGTGGCTGGCCAGCATCGCCTCGAACATCGGCACCTGGATGCACGAAGTCGGTGCCGGCTGGCTGATGACCTCGCTGTCGGCCAGCCCGCTCGCCGTGGCGCTGGTGCAGGTGGCGGCGGCGCTGCCGATGTTTTTCCTGGCGCTGCCCGCGGGTGCCCTGGCAGATATCGTCGACAAGCGTCGCTATCTGCTTAGCGTGCAGCTGTGGATGGCGAGCGTGGCGGTGCTGCTCGCCGGCCTGACGCTGCTCGGGCTGATGAACGTGCCGCTGCTGCTGTTGCTGACCCTGGCCATGGGCATCGGCACTGCGCTGATGATGCCGGCCTGGTCGGCGCTGACGCCCGAGCTGGTCGGCAAGAGCGAGCTGCCGGCGGCCGTGGCGCTGTCCAGCCTGGGCATGAACGTGGCGCGCGCCATCGGCCCGGCGGTGGCCGGTGTGCTGGTCAGCCTCAGCGGCCCCTGGCTGACCTTCGCCCTCAATGCCGTGTCGTTCTTCGCAGTGATCGCTGCGCTGTACACCTGGAAGCGCACGCCCACGGTGAGCATCCTGCCGGCCGAGCGACTGTTCGGTGCGGTACGCCTCGGTGTGCGTTACGCACGCAGTGCCAAACCGCTGCAGGCCGTGCTGGTGCGTACTTTCGCGTTCTTCGTCGGCGCCAGTGCCGGCATGTCGCTGCTGCCGTTGCTGGTGCGCCGCGAGCTGCACGGCACGGCGGCGGACTTCGGCATCCTGCTCGGTTGCGTGGGCGCTGGCGCCATCGGCGGGGCGATGTTCCTGCCCAAATTGCGTGAGCGGCTGCGCAGCGACCTGATCGTCGCCGGTGCCAGCCTCGCCTATGCCGCGGTGCTGTTCGGCCTGGCCTTCATTCGCGATTTCACCCTGCTGATTCCGGTAATGCTGCTCAGCGGCGCTGCCTGGATCGCCGTGCTGTCGAGCCTGCAGGTTGCCGCGCAAACCTCCGTACCGAGTTGGGTGCGCGCCCGCGCCCTGGCCGTCTACATCCTGGTGTTCTTCGGCTGCAGCGCCCTGGGCGGCATCGTCTGGGGTTCGCTGGCCAGCGAGTACTCGCTGAGCGTGGCCCTGGCCGGCGGCGGGGCGATGCTGGTGCTCGGCGTGCTGCTGTCCTGGCGCTTCCGTTTGCCGGTCACCGATGCCGAGGACCTGGCGCCTTCCGTGCACTGGCCGGCGCCGGTGCTCAGCGCCGACCTGGACCGCGAGCGCGGCCCGGTGATGGTCACCCTCGAATACGACATCCCCCGCGAACACGCCGAGGCGTTCAGCCACGCGATGCTCGCCGTGCGCGCCATGCGCCGGCGCAACGGCGCGCTGTCCTGGGGGCTGCTGCAGGACAGCGAAAACCCGCACCTCTGGCAGGAATTCTTCTTCGATGCCTCCTGGCTCGAACACCTGCGTCACCACGGCCGCGTCACCGTGGCCGAACAGCGCATCGAGGCGGCCGCGCGCCAATACCAGCGCGAAGGCGTACCCGTGCGCATCCGTCACCTGCTCGGCGTACCCGAGCCACGCAACCCCGATCCACGTTCTCCCAACCCAACCGGAGTTTCATCATGA
- a CDS encoding ATP-binding protein: protein MRDLEPIGSDTVLRFGRFELHPQRRLLLDGDRPLPIGARALDILLVLVESAGKIVSKEAIIARVWPKTFVEEINLRVHISALRRVLGVCPQSRDYITNVRQRGYSFVAHVEQVGQSERDALGAASDLPSRPVRIEGRDRLIEDLSRRLHTRRHITLIGPGGVGKTTVALRVAQQQLGQFADGVRFADLATLTGPAQLAATLASEMGIAVPEGINAQAHLLATLADRHMLVLMDNCEHLVDACAALSEALLQAAPGLRILATSREALRTTEEYVQPLAPLESPPLGSHLRLAAALHYPAVKLFVRRARARQADFRLLESDVPRVAELCWRLDGLPLAIELAAAQLDAQSLDGILAQLDNHSYLSLLGRRSTPARHASLQASMEWSYGLLSAEERLCLQGLARCDTYFTVADAQQALAEVPVSATARCAAVARLVALSLIGLRRDGEAVYYHMLGCTRAFARHKAEEAALASAWQIPALG, encoded by the coding sequence ATGCGTGATCTCGAACCCATTGGCAGCGACACCGTCCTGCGTTTCGGCCGCTTCGAGTTGCACCCCCAGCGCCGCTTGCTGCTCGATGGCGATCGCCCGCTGCCCATCGGCGCCCGTGCCCTGGATATCCTGCTGGTGCTGGTGGAAAGCGCCGGCAAGATCGTCAGCAAGGAGGCGATCATCGCCCGGGTGTGGCCGAAGACCTTCGTCGAAGAGATCAACCTGCGCGTGCACATCTCCGCCCTGCGCCGGGTGCTCGGGGTGTGTCCGCAATCGCGGGACTACATCACCAACGTGCGCCAGCGCGGCTACAGTTTCGTCGCCCATGTCGAGCAGGTCGGCCAGTCCGAGCGTGACGCGCTTGGGGCGGCCAGCGACCTGCCCAGCCGGCCGGTGCGCATCGAAGGCCGCGACCGGCTGATCGAGGACCTCTCGCGGCGTTTGCACACACGCCGGCATATCACCCTGATCGGCCCCGGCGGGGTGGGCAAGACCACCGTGGCCCTGCGTGTCGCCCAGCAGCAGCTCGGTCAGTTCGCCGATGGCGTGCGCTTCGCCGACCTGGCGACGCTTACCGGCCCGGCGCAACTGGCCGCCACCCTGGCCTCAGAAATGGGCATCGCGGTGCCCGAGGGCATCAACGCTCAGGCCCACCTGCTAGCGACCTTGGCTGACCGGCACATGCTGGTGCTGATGGATAACTGCGAGCACCTGGTCGATGCCTGCGCCGCGCTCAGCGAAGCGTTGCTGCAGGCCGCGCCAGGTCTGCGCATACTCGCCACCAGCCGCGAAGCGCTGCGCACCACCGAGGAATACGTGCAACCGCTGGCACCGTTGGAGTCGCCACCGCTCGGCAGCCACCTGCGCCTGGCCGCAGCGCTGCATTACCCAGCGGTGAAGCTGTTCGTGCGCCGAGCACGGGCGCGTCAGGCGGATTTTCGGCTGCTGGAAAGCGATGTACCGCGGGTGGCCGAACTGTGCTGGCGGCTCGACGGCTTGCCACTGGCCATCGAGCTGGCCGCCGCGCAGCTAGACGCCCAGAGCCTGGACGGCATCCTCGCCCAGCTCGACAACCACAGCTACCTGAGCCTGCTCGGGCGGCGCAGCACACCAGCCCGGCATGCCAGCCTGCAGGCGTCGATGGAGTGGAGCTACGGGCTGCTCAGCGCCGAGGAGCGCCTCTGCCTACAGGGCCTGGCGCGCTGCGACACATACTTCACGGTGGCGGATGCACAACAGGCCCTGGCCGAGGTGCCGGTCAGCGCCACCGCGCGCTGCGCTGCCGTGGCACGCCTGGTGGCGCTGTCGCTGATCGGTCTGCGCCGTGACGGCGAGGCGGTCTACTACCACATGCTCGGCTGCACCCGCGCCTTCGCCCGGCACAAGGCCGAGGAGGCAGCGCTCGCCAGCGCCTGGCAGATTCCTGCCCTGGGCTGA
- a CDS encoding YhfG family protein, which yields MTGVSLQAKRAYCAKARRSNYAASLRLEGFNTTQADAERKLPTREAALNAARSSQA from the coding sequence ATGACAGGTGTATCTTTGCAAGCCAAGAGGGCTTACTGCGCTAAGGCCCGCCGGTCGAACTACGCGGCTAGCCTGCGCCTTGAAGGGTTCAACACGACCCAGGCCGATGCCGAGCGTAAGCTCCCGACCCGTGAGGCTGCTCTGAACGCTGCGCGGTCTAGTCAGGCCTGA
- a CDS encoding helix-turn-helix domain-containing protein, giving the protein MKAIQGSAPSQASAGKLAAWQEAIAKQLMLANLDAGISVAEIAEACALSRSHFTRKFKESTLLSPHVWLRQQRVDKAMELLRDSPLSLTQIAMECGFFDQAHFCRVFAKSQGMSPLAWRRKQAMLVEALRKLAC; this is encoded by the coding sequence ATGAAGGCCATCCAGGGTTCCGCACCGTCGCAGGCATCGGCCGGCAAGCTCGCCGCCTGGCAGGAAGCGATCGCCAAACAGTTGATGCTGGCCAACCTGGATGCAGGCATTTCGGTCGCCGAAATAGCCGAGGCCTGCGCCCTGTCGCGCAGCCACTTCACCCGCAAGTTCAAGGAGAGCACCCTGCTGTCGCCCCACGTGTGGTTGCGCCAGCAGCGGGTCGACAAGGCCATGGAGTTGCTGCGCGACTCGCCGTTGTCGCTGACGCAGATCGCCATGGAATGCGGCTTCTTCGACCAGGCGCATTTCTGCCGGGTGTTCGCCAAAAGCCAGGGCATGAGCCCGCTGGCCTGGAGGCGCAAACAAGCCATGCTTGTCGAGGCTCTACGGAAGCTGGCCTGCTGA
- a CDS encoding response regulator encodes MSDTPIRLLVVDDHPLLREGIAAVLEAHPEIELVGEADNGEQAVALFAELRPDVTLMDLQMPGLNGTEAIRAIRAQFADACIAVLTTYSGDARALQAVQAGARGYLLKSMLRKELISAIHCLATGKRYFPEPIASELLAAIAEDGLTPRETEVLQRTAQGLGNGDIATQLAISEDTVKGHMRSIMTKLKARNRTHAVSIALQRGIIDNWD; translated from the coding sequence ATGAGTGACACGCCCATTCGCCTGCTGGTGGTCGACGATCATCCGCTGCTTCGCGAAGGCATTGCCGCGGTGCTCGAAGCCCACCCGGAAATCGAGCTGGTCGGTGAAGCCGATAATGGCGAGCAGGCCGTGGCGCTGTTCGCCGAACTGCGCCCGGACGTGACGCTGATGGATCTGCAGATGCCCGGCCTCAACGGCACCGAAGCGATCCGCGCGATTCGCGCGCAGTTCGCCGATGCCTGCATCGCCGTGCTCACCACCTACAGCGGCGACGCCCGCGCCTTGCAGGCCGTGCAGGCTGGCGCCCGTGGCTATCTGCTCAAGAGCATGCTGCGCAAGGAGCTGATCAGCGCCATTCACTGCCTGGCCACCGGCAAGCGCTACTTCCCGGAGCCGATCGCCAGCGAGCTGCTCGCCGCCATCGCCGAGGACGGCCTCACCCCGCGGGAAACCGAGGTGCTCCAGCGCACCGCCCAGGGCCTGGGCAACGGCGATATCGCCACGCAACTGGCAATCTCCGAGGATACGGTCAAAGGCCATATGCGCAGTATCATGACCAAGCTCAAGGCACGTAACCGTACCCACGCGGTGAGCATCGCCCTGCAGCGCGGCATCATCGATAACTGGGACTAA
- a CDS encoding sensor histidine kinase translates to MPVQAEPLEQREHHRWTMADDDGPNQVGALAQTRDGYLWLGADSGLLRFDGFDFTPYQPNDGQPLGTVASLLAVDDGLWVGLRAGGARLIQGRSTRSFVPGQGLPGGALYGLARDRDGTIWAAAHEGLARFDGERWTTVGAEQGFNARSARAVFLDRDGTLWAASSHHLYQRPAGASHFSEVDGALDWPSQIAQAPDGSIWIAERYVNRLHRAMPGDQSHLQNQPVDAPINGLLFDDAGGLWTSTPGNGLRRYQKAQLPLDMAHAERVTRHEGLSADYLWPLLEDRDGTVWAGSNAGLDRFRLRELGPAPLPAGTLNAALAVASDGALWAASGNRGLLRLHNGELQRWPIAEPVTALLAGTDSDVWAGGPHGIWHATSAGVELQARLPEQAPEDASVRAIVHADDGSLWVSINGLGLFVLRGEQWQAVAGVSEQQSQVMPVSAGRDEQGTLWFGYRDNLLVSRQSDGLRQWGEADGLRIGHVTAQLHHHGISWFGGQHGLARFDGNRLQMLPLPANGQFDNIYALLPGRDGDLWVHGKGGILQLPAREVARALAEPGYRLRYRSVSLDGSLANDPYRVLPLPTGVVGADGRLWFSTSAGVNLLDPARQPAAAVLPPVMIESVQVDGVPQPLPASLQLPAGSQRLVIDYAALNLRAPQSLAFRYRLQGYDRNWIEAGRQRRATYTGLPAGDYRFEVQVFDQSGGEPAAPTVLAFSVAPAFYLLPLFYVPTGAALLLMLGWLHRLALRRERQRLGLQLHAQQSERERIARELHDTLLQSLQGLMLRFQAAADTLAADHPARTRLERALDRADEVMQEGRERVQHLRQAGANSLGLAAELSRFVQNLDEPGIEVALHVNGYQRPLHAAVQDAAYRIAVEAISNAMRHAKARQITVMLNYDARGLRLCIEDDGQGIAADYATANGRPERWGVRGMHERAAQVGGMLDVQALASGGTRVELRIRAVLSYTDQTRQTWRRWFTRQGRPPQRETPHE, encoded by the coding sequence ATGCCGGTACAAGCCGAACCGCTGGAGCAGCGCGAACACCACCGCTGGACCATGGCCGACGATGACGGCCCCAATCAGGTCGGTGCCCTGGCGCAAACCCGAGACGGCTATCTGTGGCTGGGCGCCGACAGCGGCCTGCTGCGCTTCGATGGTTTCGACTTCACGCCCTACCAGCCGAACGACGGCCAGCCGCTGGGCACGGTCGCCAGCCTGCTGGCAGTGGACGATGGCCTGTGGGTTGGCCTGCGCGCCGGCGGTGCCCGGCTGATTCAGGGGCGCAGCACACGCAGCTTTGTTCCTGGCCAGGGCTTGCCGGGTGGTGCGCTGTACGGGCTGGCGCGGGATCGCGACGGCACTATCTGGGCGGCGGCCCATGAAGGGCTGGCCCGCTTCGACGGTGAACGCTGGACCACTGTGGGCGCCGAACAGGGCTTCAACGCCAGAAGTGCGCGAGCGGTCTTCCTCGACCGCGACGGCACGCTGTGGGCCGCCAGTAGTCATCACCTCTATCAACGCCCTGCCGGCGCGTCGCATTTCAGCGAAGTGGACGGCGCCCTCGACTGGCCCAGCCAGATCGCCCAGGCGCCTGATGGCTCGATCTGGATCGCCGAGCGCTACGTCAACCGCCTGCACCGCGCGATGCCTGGCGACCAGTCGCACCTGCAGAACCAGCCGGTAGATGCGCCGATCAACGGCCTGCTGTTCGATGACGCCGGCGGGCTGTGGACCAGCACGCCGGGCAACGGGCTGCGCCGTTACCAGAAGGCGCAGTTGCCGCTGGACATGGCCCACGCCGAGCGGGTGACCCGCCATGAAGGCCTGAGCGCCGATTACCTCTGGCCGCTGCTGGAGGATCGCGACGGCACGGTATGGGCCGGCAGCAATGCTGGGCTCGACCGATTTCGGCTGCGCGAACTTGGTCCCGCGCCGCTGCCGGCCGGCACCCTGAATGCGGCACTGGCGGTGGCCAGCGATGGCGCGCTGTGGGCAGCCAGCGGCAACCGCGGCTTGCTGCGCCTGCACAACGGCGAGCTGCAGCGCTGGCCCATCGCCGAGCCGGTGACCGCCCTGCTCGCTGGCACCGACAGCGACGTCTGGGCCGGCGGGCCCCATGGCATCTGGCACGCCACATCGGCCGGAGTCGAGTTGCAGGCCCGGCTGCCCGAGCAGGCGCCGGAGGATGCCTCGGTACGGGCAATAGTCCATGCCGACGACGGCAGCCTGTGGGTGTCGATCAACGGGCTCGGGCTGTTCGTGCTGCGCGGCGAACAATGGCAGGCGGTGGCTGGCGTCAGCGAACAGCAGAGCCAGGTGATGCCGGTCAGCGCCGGGCGCGACGAACAGGGCACGCTGTGGTTCGGCTACCGCGACAACCTGCTGGTCAGCCGCCAGAGCGATGGGCTGCGTCAGTGGGGCGAAGCGGATGGGCTGCGGATCGGCCACGTGACCGCGCAGCTGCACCACCACGGGATTTCCTGGTTTGGCGGCCAGCACGGCCTGGCGCGTTTCGATGGTAATCGCTTGCAGATGCTGCCACTACCGGCCAACGGCCAGTTCGACAATATCTATGCACTGCTGCCCGGCCGCGACGGCGACCTGTGGGTGCATGGCAAGGGCGGCATTCTGCAGTTGCCGGCCCGCGAAGTAGCGCGAGCTCTGGCCGAGCCGGGTTATCGCCTGCGCTACCGCTCGGTGAGCCTGGATGGCAGCCTGGCCAACGACCCCTACCGCGTACTGCCGCTGCCTACCGGCGTGGTCGGCGCCGATGGCCGGCTATGGTTTTCAACCAGCGCTGGCGTGAACCTGCTCGACCCGGCGCGCCAGCCGGCGGCCGCTGTACTGCCGCCGGTAATGATCGAAAGTGTGCAGGTCGATGGCGTGCCGCAGCCGCTGCCCGCCTCGCTGCAGCTGCCGGCGGGCAGCCAGCGCCTGGTCATCGACTACGCAGCGCTGAACCTGCGCGCCCCGCAAAGCCTGGCCTTCCGCTATCGGCTGCAGGGCTACGACCGCAACTGGATCGAAGCCGGACGCCAACGACGCGCTACCTACACCGGCCTGCCGGCGGGCGATTACCGTTTCGAGGTGCAGGTGTTCGACCAGAGCGGTGGCGAGCCGGCGGCCCCGACCGTGCTGGCCTTCAGCGTGGCGCCGGCGTTCTACCTGCTCCCGCTGTTCTATGTGCCGACGGGCGCGGCGCTGCTGCTGATGCTCGGGTGGCTGCATCGCCTTGCGCTACGCCGCGAACGCCAGCGGCTGGGCCTGCAACTGCACGCCCAGCAGAGTGAGCGCGAGCGCATTGCTCGCGAGCTGCACGACACCCTGCTGCAAAGCCTGCAGGGGCTGATGCTGCGCTTCCAGGCGGCTGCCGATACGCTGGCAGCCGATCACCCGGCCCGCACGCGCCTCGAGCGCGCCCTGGACCGCGCCGACGAGGTGATGCAGGAAGGCCGCGAGCGCGTGCAGCACCTGCGCCAAGCCGGCGCCAATAGCCTGGGGCTGGCGGCCGAACTGAGCCGGTTCGTGCAGAACCTGGACGAACCCGGCATCGAGGTCGCCCTGCACGTCAATGGCTACCAGCGCCCGCTGCACGCCGCCGTGCAGGACGCCGCCTATCGCATCGCTGTCGAAGCGATCAGTAACGCAATGCGCCACGCCAAAGCGCGGCAGATCACCGTGATGCTGAATTACGATGCGCGCGGTTTACGCCTGTGCATCGAGGACGACGGCCAGGGCATCGCCGCCGACTACGCCACAGCCAATGGCAGGCCTGAGCGCTGGGGCGTGCGCGGCATGCACGAGCGTGCGGCGCAGGTCGGAGGCATGCTCGACGTGCAGGCGCTGGCCAGCGGCGGCACCCGGGTGGAACTGCGGATCAGGGCGGTGCTGTCCTATACCGACCAGACCCGACAAACGTGGCGCCGCTGGTTCACACGCCAGGGCCGCCCACCACAGAGAGAAACGCCCCATGAGTGA
- the ycaC gene encoding isochorismate family cysteine hydrolase YcaC: MSKPYNRLDKNNAAVLLVDHQAGLLSLVRDIDPDKFKNNVLALADLAKFFKLPTILTTSFETGPNGPLVPELKELFPDAPYIARPGQINAWDNEDFVKAIKATGKKQLIIAGVVTEVCVAFPALAAIEEGFDVFVVTDASGTFNQISRDSAWQRMTAAGAQLMNWFAVACELHRDWRNDVEGLAKICSDHIPDYRNLITSYSALTEGK; the protein is encoded by the coding sequence ATGAGCAAGCCCTACAATCGCCTGGACAAAAACAACGCCGCCGTTCTGCTGGTCGATCATCAGGCCGGACTGCTGTCCCTGGTTCGCGATATCGACCCAGACAAGTTCAAGAACAACGTGCTGGCCCTGGCCGACCTCGCCAAGTTCTTCAAGCTGCCGACCATTCTCACCACCAGCTTCGAAACCGGCCCCAACGGCCCGCTGGTGCCCGAGCTGAAAGAGCTGTTCCCGGACGCGCCGTACATCGCCCGCCCAGGCCAGATCAACGCTTGGGACAACGAAGACTTCGTCAAGGCGATCAAGGCCACCGGCAAGAAGCAACTGATCATCGCTGGCGTGGTGACCGAAGTGTGCGTGGCGTTCCCGGCTCTGGCCGCCATCGAAGAAGGCTTCGACGTGTTCGTGGTCACCGATGCTTCGGGCACCTTCAACCAGATCAGCCGCGACTCGGCCTGGCAGCGCATGACCGCCGCCGGCGCCCAACTGATGAACTGGTTCGCCGTGGCCTGCGAGCTGCACCGCGACTGGCGCAACGACGTGGAAGGTCTGGCGAAGATCTGCTCGGACCACATCCCGGACTACCGCAACCTGATCACCAGCTACTCGGCGCTCACCGAAGGCAAGTGA